In a single window of the Gracilimonas sp. genome:
- a CDS encoding NHL repeat-containing protein produces the protein MICLIFLLLFFSFPSLKAQPLQKIYSGLDNATSLYVTQNSIYVVEQGNNRLLKLDHSGKLLETIGGKGSGNYQFSKPVDVDATNGLKIFVTDYNNRRVQVFDKRGQYLSSISASDTFGDNRPYNPTQIAVNGLGEVFFVDEAENYIRRFDLDSNLLDEFRISSEIESVNEMGVTSREILILDKKSATIHRLALNGSYQGFYAADGVRALFTTEQGLWKSFSNRIEFENRSKQKKTIQLTSEVNVVDVQVLEGIAFILTAEVLFKVSGLEQ, from the coding sequence TTGATTTGTTTAATATTCCTGCTGCTCTTTTTTAGTTTTCCATCCTTAAAAGCCCAACCTCTTCAAAAAATCTATTCCGGGTTAGATAATGCTACTTCTCTTTATGTAACCCAGAATTCAATATATGTGGTAGAGCAAGGGAATAATCGTTTGTTAAAGCTGGATCACTCAGGAAAGCTATTAGAAACCATCGGTGGAAAAGGGAGTGGAAATTACCAGTTCAGTAAGCCGGTTGATGTAGACGCCACGAACGGACTCAAAATATTTGTTACAGATTACAATAATCGTCGGGTGCAGGTTTTTGATAAAAGAGGACAATATCTGAGCAGCATTTCTGCCAGTGATACCTTTGGTGACAATCGTCCATATAACCCAACACAAATAGCCGTGAATGGTTTGGGTGAAGTCTTTTTCGTGGATGAAGCAGAGAACTATATCCGTCGTTTTGACCTGGATTCCAATCTCTTGGATGAATTTAGAATTTCTTCGGAAATTGAATCTGTGAATGAAATGGGTGTAACCTCCAGAGAAATTTTGATCCTGGATAAGAAGTCGGCCACTATACATCGGTTAGCACTGAACGGTAGTTACCAGGGTTTTTATGCAGCTGATGGGGTAAGGGCTTTATTTACTACTGAGCAGGGTTTATGGAAATCTTTTTCAAATCGTATTGAATTTGAAAACCGTTCTAAGCAAAAGAAGACGATACAATTAACTTCTGAAGTTAACGTCGTTGATGTCCAGGTTTTAGAAGGCATAGCTTTTATACTGACTGCCGAAGTACTGTTTAAAGTTTCAGGCCTTGAGCAATGA
- the purD gene encoding phosphoribosylamine--glycine ligase produces the protein MKYNVLLLGSGGREHALAWAISQSPKLKKLFIAPGNPGTASLGENVALSISDFDEVWSFIQANDINLTVVGPEQPLVDGIANFLETKNHPVFGPKLQAAMLEGSKEFAKEFMQRHDIPTAAYKVFDQDNFDDAADYIKKQGKYPVVLKADGLAGGKGVFIPETEAEAMEVLEELKTSDSLKNAASRLVIEEYMIGEEASVFAISDGESYKVIGNAQDHKRIGEGDTGLNTGGMGAYSPAPVVTDGILDRVEREIIEPTISGMKAEGNPYAGILYCGLMITKEGPKVVEYNCRFGDPECQVILPRLKADMLEVIVACTESKLGTVDIEFDDEVKCCVVLASGGYPESYEKGKVITGLDDIKNAILFHAGTKTEGDQILTNGGRVLNVVGSGKDLQTAIDNTYAEVKKLAFDKAYYRSDIGAKGLKY, from the coding sequence ATGAAATATAACGTTCTGTTACTGGGAAGCGGTGGACGTGAACATGCACTGGCATGGGCTATTTCTCAATCTCCTAAGTTAAAAAAACTCTTCATCGCACCCGGCAACCCGGGGACAGCATCTTTGGGAGAAAACGTCGCTTTATCTATCTCTGACTTTGATGAGGTTTGGAGCTTTATACAGGCTAACGACATTAACCTAACCGTAGTGGGACCAGAACAGCCACTGGTGGACGGTATTGCCAATTTCCTGGAAACGAAGAATCACCCGGTTTTTGGGCCGAAACTTCAGGCCGCAATGCTGGAGGGGAGTAAGGAATTTGCCAAGGAATTCATGCAGCGCCACGATATTCCAACGGCTGCCTATAAAGTCTTTGATCAGGACAATTTTGATGATGCCGCTGATTACATCAAGAAACAGGGTAAATATCCTGTAGTGTTAAAAGCGGATGGTTTGGCCGGTGGAAAGGGCGTTTTCATCCCTGAAACCGAAGCCGAAGCGATGGAAGTCCTTGAGGAACTAAAAACAAGTGATTCCCTTAAGAATGCAGCAAGCCGACTGGTAATAGAAGAATATATGATTGGCGAAGAAGCCTCTGTATTTGCTATCTCAGATGGTGAGTCCTATAAAGTCATCGGAAATGCCCAGGATCATAAGCGTATTGGAGAGGGAGATACCGGACTGAATACCGGTGGAATGGGAGCTTATTCTCCGGCGCCTGTGGTCACCGATGGAATACTTGATCGCGTAGAAAGAGAGATTATCGAACCGACAATTTCAGGAATGAAAGCAGAAGGAAATCCATATGCAGGAATTCTTTACTGTGGACTGATGATCACCAAAGAAGGCCCTAAAGTAGTAGAGTATAACTGCCGGTTTGGAGATCCCGAGTGCCAGGTTATACTTCCCAGGCTTAAAGCGGATATGTTGGAAGTCATTGTGGCATGCACAGAATCAAAATTAGGAACCGTTGATATTGAGTTTGATGATGAAGTGAAATGCTGTGTGGTATTGGCATCAGGCGGCTATCCGGAATCCTATGAAAAAGGGAAGGTGATTACGGGACTGGATGACATTAAGAATGCCATTCTTTTTCATGCAGGCACTAAAACAGAAGGCGATCAAATTCTTACCAATGGCGGCCGGGTTCTGAATGTAGTCGGTTCAGGAAAAGACCTGCAGACAGCCATTGACAATACTTATGCAGAAGTCAAAAAATTAGCTTTTGACAAAGCCTACTACCGGAGCGATATTGGGGCGAAAGGCCTCAAATATTAG
- the tpiA gene encoding triose-phosphate isomerase has translation MRRFLIAGNWKMNCGPYDAAELLEGLKDKKAEVDENVDVLVCPPFVSIGMAVNYLHDTDIQVGAQTLHFEENGAYTGEISGSMLAESGCNYVIIGHSERRQYFAETDTTVNKRSHKALEHKLAPIICVGESLDQRKSNEHYDLVKNQVTAALFDISDEDVLDVVIAYEPIWAIGTGETASTEQAQEMHEHIRKVIAGLYSPDTADQINILYGGSMKPANAKELLSQPDVDGGLIGGASLDAESFSEIITIAEELS, from the coding sequence ATGCGAAGATTTTTGATAGCCGGTAACTGGAAAATGAATTGCGGTCCTTATGACGCAGCTGAATTGCTGGAGGGACTCAAAGACAAGAAAGCAGAGGTCGACGAAAATGTAGATGTATTGGTTTGTCCTCCTTTTGTATCCATCGGGATGGCCGTAAATTACCTTCACGACACCGATATCCAGGTAGGAGCACAAACCCTTCACTTTGAAGAAAACGGTGCTTATACAGGAGAGATAAGTGGAAGCATGCTCGCCGAAAGCGGGTGCAATTATGTGATCATCGGACACTCTGAACGCCGCCAGTATTTCGCAGAAACCGACACTACGGTAAACAAAAGATCTCATAAAGCGCTTGAGCACAAATTAGCTCCAATTATTTGTGTGGGAGAAAGCCTGGACCAGAGAAAGTCCAATGAACACTATGATCTGGTTAAGAATCAGGTAACGGCAGCACTTTTTGATATTTCTGATGAAGATGTTTTGGATGTAGTTATCGCTTACGAACCCATTTGGGCGATCGGAACCGGGGAAACAGCTTCAACGGAACAGGCACAGGAAATGCATGAGCACATTCGTAAAGTAATTGCCGGGTTGTATAGTCCGGATACAGCCGATCAGATCAATATTTTGTACGGCGGAAGTATGAAGCCTGCCAATGCCAAAGAGCTGTTGAGTCAGCCTGATGTGGATGGCGGACTGATCGGGGGTGCCAGTCTCGACGCCGAAAGCTTTTCTGAAATTATCACTATTGCTGAAGAACTTTCCTGA